Proteins from a genomic interval of Deltaproteobacteria bacterium:
- a CDS encoding DUF5615 family PIN-like protein: protein MHRFLADENFPLPTVQELRRLGHDVVTVHLTE, encoded by the coding sequence ATGCATCGCTTTCTCGCCGATGAAAATTTTCCCCTGCCTACGGTCCAGGAACTTCGCCGGCTTGGACACGACGTCGTCACGGTTCACTTAACCGAATAA
- a CDS encoding DUF433 domain-containing protein codes for MIALQEAEGLISSMTPGEKAQLLRWIARDFDGAFPGIENDPGVAGGEPCILRTRIPVWVLVRARKLGASEAELLNNYPGLRAEDLVNAWGYYRLHRDEIDQQIDENETA; via the coding sequence AGGGTCTTATTTCATCGATGACGCCGGGTGAAAAGGCACAATTGCTTCGATGGATAGCTCGCGATTTCGATGGTGCGTTTCCCGGCATAGAAAACGATCCGGGAGTAGCAGGTGGAGAACCCTGCATTCTGCGTACCCGAATTCCGGTATGGGTGCTTGTTCGAGCACGGAAATTGGGGGCCAGCGAGGCTGAACTTTTGAACAATTATCCAGGCTTGCGCGCTGAAGACTTGGTTAATGCCTGGGGATATTATCGGCTGCACAGGGACGAAATCGATCAGCAGATCGATGAGAACGAGACGGCTTGA